One window of Rasiella rasia genomic DNA carries:
- a CDS encoding lipocalin family protein, producing MKKFLFITSCIVLFSSCGKQDIVINKENLNGYWTIEKVVLTDGNEKKFQMSTTVDFIEVNGNAGVRKKMQPRLDGTFITNNDAETFQLKVEDDSLRMYYKTPYDSWKETVLKAKDSSLVVLNSDGKTYFYKKFEKFDFN from the coding sequence ATGAAAAAATTTCTATTCATAACAAGTTGCATCGTACTATTTTCTTCCTGCGGAAAGCAAGATATAGTGATAAACAAAGAAAATCTTAATGGCTATTGGACTATAGAAAAAGTAGTTTTAACAGATGGCAATGAAAAGAAGTTTCAGATGAGTACGACAGTAGATTTTATTGAGGTAAATGGCAATGCTGGTGTTCGCAAAAAAATGCAACCCAGACTTGATGGTACTTTTATAACGAATAATGACGCAGAAACATTTCAGCTAAAGGTAGAAGACGATAGTTTACGAATGTATTATAAAACCCCATACGATTCGTGGAAAGAAACAGTGTTAAAAGCAAAGGATAGTAGTTTAGTAGTCTTAAATAGTGATGGAAAAACGTACTTTTACAAGAAGTTTGAAAAATTTGATTTCAACTAA
- the recF gene encoding DNA replication/repair protein RecF (All proteins in this family for which functions are known are DNA-binding proteins that assist the filamentation of RecA onto DNA for the initiation of recombination or recombinational repair.), which yields MHLTSVSLINYKNFEAESFQFDPKINCFVGKNGVGKTNVLDAIYHLSFGKSYFNPITGQNIKHGEDFFVIEGNYQKNDRDEKVIVSAKSGQKKLIKRNGKAYEKFSEHIGFLPLVIISPADRDLITEGSDTRRKFMDGVISQGDPHYLHTLINYNKVLAQRNALLKYFAANRTFNGDQLSIYDTQLHELGTPIFEKRAAFVKEFTPIFLERYTSISNGSEKVSLSYRSQLAEQPLSQLLQENQSKDKLTQYSNFGIHKDDLKFKIDEFPVKKFGSQGQQKSYLIALKLAQFDFIKTQSKETPILLLDDIFDKLDEQRVAQLISLVDNAHFGQLFISDTHPERTEAIVKEVSQTYKMFLLARE from the coding sequence ATGCACTTAACTTCTGTTTCACTTATTAACTACAAGAATTTTGAAGCCGAAAGTTTTCAGTTCGACCCTAAGATTAACTGTTTTGTTGGTAAAAACGGTGTTGGAAAGACCAATGTTTTAGACGCAATCTATCATCTTTCCTTCGGAAAAAGCTATTTCAACCCAATTACAGGACAAAACATAAAACACGGTGAAGATTTCTTTGTTATTGAAGGAAACTACCAGAAAAATGACCGAGATGAAAAGGTAATTGTTAGCGCAAAAAGTGGGCAAAAAAAACTAATTAAGCGAAATGGCAAGGCGTATGAAAAGTTTAGTGAGCATATAGGATTTCTTCCGTTGGTAATAATTTCTCCGGCAGATCGAGATCTCATAACGGAAGGCAGCGATACTAGGCGAAAATTTATGGACGGTGTTATTTCACAAGGAGATCCTCACTACCTCCATACTCTTATTAATTATAACAAAGTACTTGCGCAGCGTAACGCATTACTCAAATACTTTGCTGCAAATAGAACATTTAATGGCGACCAACTAAGTATTTACGACACTCAACTACATGAGTTGGGCACCCCAATATTTGAAAAACGAGCGGCTTTTGTAAAAGAATTCACCCCTATTTTTCTAGAACGCTATACCTCTATTAGCAACGGTTCTGAAAAAGTGAGTCTAAGCTACAGGAGTCAGCTAGCAGAACAACCGTTATCACAGCTGTTACAAGAAAACCAATCGAAAGACAAACTAACGCAGTACAGTAATTTTGGGATTCATAAAGATGATCTAAAGTTTAAGATAGATGAATTTCCTGTGAAGAAATTTGGATCACAAGGACAACAAAAATCGTATTTAATTGCATTGAAATTGGCACAATTCGATTTTATAAAAACACAAAGTAAAGAGACGCCTATTCTATTGTTAGACGATATTTTCGACAAACTAGACGAGCAACGCGTGGCCCAGCTCATTTCTTTGGTAGACAATGCACATTTCGGACAACTATTTATAAGTGATACCCACCCAGAACGCACCGAAGCGATTGTTAAGGAAGTAAGTCAGACCTATAAAATGTTTCTATTAGCTAGGGAATGA